GAAATACACCCGCCACGCCGCCGATCAGGGCAAGCGGCAGGTTCGCCATCACCAGGGCGGCGTCCCGGCCTGAGGCGAACGCGACGAAGAGCATCAGGAAGATCGCTACCACCACCGTGGCGGATTTTCACATCGGCGCGCGTTGACGGGGCCGTTGTCCGCCGATGGCCTGACGCGTGTGCGGTGGTGCTCGTGGTCGCCGCGGGCGACGCCGGCGGTGGCAACCCCCGACAATGGGAGATTCAATCGTTGCTCGAATGATTCAATTGCGATATCAGCTCAAGCATGGCAGCCGCCGAGGAGCGCTGGTTGTTGCTGATCCACCAGCTACCGCCGAAGCCCGACTACTTCCGCGTCAAGATCTGGCGCCGCCTGCAACGGCTCGGGGCCGTTGCAATCAAGAACTCTGTGTACGTGCTGCCGCGGAGCGACCAGTCCCAGGAGGACTTTCAATGGATCGTCCGCGAAGTCACGGAGGGTGGCGGCGAGGCTTCCGTCTGCGCGGCTCGCTTTGTCGATGGTCTATCCGATACACAAATCGAGGCTCTCTTCCACGCCGCCCGCGCCGCCGACTACGCCCAGATCGCTGAGGAGGCCCGCACGATCGCGGCCGAGTTGCCGGCCGAGCACGCGAGCAGTAACGATCAAGCCACCGCCTTCCACGCCCAGGTAACCCGGCTCCGGAAGCGGTTCGCGGAGGTGGCGGCACTCGACTTCTTCGACGCCCCCGGCAGGGAAGCTACGGCAGGGCTTCTCCAAGCCCTAGAGGCGCGCGTGCAAAGCGCAGACACCCCCACGGAGAGGGTGCTCATCGATCCCACAGAGCTCCGCGGTCGTACATGGGTCACGCGTCGGGGCATCCACGTCGATCGCATGGCGAGCGGGTGGCTCATCAAGCGCTTCATCGATAGTGCCGCGCGCTTCAAGTACGTCGCCACACGCGAATACCGCCCCGGAGCCGGCGAACTGCGCTTCGACATGTTCGAGGGCGACTTCACCCACGAAGGCGACCACTGCACTTTCGAAGTACTGCTCACGCGCTGCGGCATCACCGACCCTGCGCTGCGACCGATTGCCGAGATCGTCCACGATATCGACCTCAAGGACGGCAAGTTCGGGCGCGCGGAGACCACCGGAATCGACAGGCTCATCGCGGGCATCGCGATGGCGCACAAAGAGGATGAAGACCGCCTCGAACGTGCACGCGCAGTCTTCGACGACCTGTACGAGTACTACCGGAGGAAACGCGCATGACGCAGCCAGCCAGTTCCGATCTCACGCGCCGCCAAGCTCTCCAGCTGCTTCTCGCGAGCGGCGCTGCGACAGGGCTCGTCGGCCTCATCAACGGAGGACACGCAATGGCTGACCCAACGGTCCCGATCGGCCCCGCGCCTGCCTACCGCGGGCGCAACGAGGTCAAACCTCTACCGTTCCCTGCCGACAAGCTCACGGGCCTCTCCGAGAAGCTCATCACCTCGCACCACCAGAACAACTACGCCGGTGCCGTGAAGCGACTGAACCAGATTCAGCAACAGCTCGGCTCGCTCCCGCCCGACGCGGCACCTTATCAGGTCGGCGCGCTCAAGCGCGAGGAGCTCATCGCCACCAACTCCATGATTCTCCACGAACTCTATTTCGGAAACCTCGGCGGCAACGGGAAACCGAGCGGCGCAGCGGTCGACATGCTCAAAGTCGAGTACGGCACCTTCGAGGCCTGGGATCACGAATTCCGCCTCGGCTGCCTATCTCTCGGCGGTGGTTCCGGGTGGATGATCCTCAGTTACGATCCACACAACGCGAGTGTGCACAGCTACTGGGCGGCCGACCACACACACAGCCTGGCCGGTGGTGTGCCCCTGCTTGTCATGGACATGTACGAGCACGCCTACCAGATGGACTACGGCGCCAACGCCAAGGGTTACGTCGACGCCATTTTCCAGAACATCAACTGGGACGAAGTGAACAAACGCGCAGAGCGGGCGCGTCGACAGGTCGGTTGAAAGAGGGAACATCATGGGTGCCCCGTTTACAATCTCAGGGCTCGCACTGCTGGTGGCGTCCGCAGCCATTGCGGGAAGCGTCACCCACGTCAACTTCGACTCGTTCGCCACAGGTCAACCACCGCAGGGCTTCAGCACGGCGCTCACCGGCGGCGGTGGCCTCGTCTCCTGGGTCGTGCAGGAAGACGCAACGGCGCCGAGCGCCGGTAAAGTGCTCACGCAGACGAGCCGCGACACCACCAATTCTCGCTTCCCCCTTTGTGTCTACGACGCGATCGCTACGATTGATCTGAGTGTGTCGGTCCGCTTCAAACCTATCTCCGGCACTGTCGATCAGGCCGCCGGAATCGTGTGGCGCTATCAGGACGCCAAGAACTATTACATCGTTCGCGCCAACGCGCTGGAGAACAACGTCGTCCTCTACAAGGTAGAGAACGGCAGCCGTAGCGACCTCAAGCCCGCCGGAGCGTGGCCGCTCGCCTACGGCAAGAAGGCACCGGTGCCTGCCGGCCAGTGGAGCACGCTCGCGGTAGTCGCCCGAGGAGCACGCTTCGAGGTGCATCTGAACGGCGAACATCTCTTCGACGTCGAGGACACAACCTTTCCGAGTGCCGGCAAAGTCGGTCTCTGGACCAAGGCCGACAGCGTGACCTCGTTTGACGACTTCGCGATTGAGCCACTGGATAGTGCGAAGCCATGAACCAAACGATTGCCAGCCGTCACGACGAGCAACCCGCCATCGTGCCCTGCACGCTGAACCAACTCCTATTCTACTTTCTGCATCTCGGCACCTTCGGCTTTGGCGGCCCGATCGCGCTCGCCGGTTACATGCAACGTGACCTGGTCGAGAAGCGACGCTGGATCTCGAAGCAGGACTATGTCGAGGGTCTCGCGCTGGCGCAGCTTGCGCCCGGTCCGCTCGCCGCCCAACTCGCCATCTACCTCGGTTGGGTCCGTGCCGGGAATCTCGGCGCCACGCTCGTGGCGGGCGCATTCGTCCTGCCGTCGTTCGTCATGGTGCTGGCCCTCTCGTGGCTCTACCTGCGCTACGGCGGTCTCTGGTGGATGCAGGGTCTCTTCTACGGGATTGGGGCGGCCGTGATTGCCATCATCGCGCGCAGCGCCTTCAAGCTCGTGCGCATGACGCTCAGCCGCGACGCGCTTCTGTGGGGTATCTTCGCGCTGAGCGCCGTCGTCACGGCGTGGACCGAGTCGGAGGTCGTGTGGCTCTTCGTACTCTCCGGCCTCGCCGTGCTCGTCCTACGCGCTGCGCCGCGGCCCGCTGCCGCAGCCGTCTTCGTGCCGTGGTTCTTCACTGGCCTCGACGGCCCGGCACCGAGCAGCACGCTCGCCACCATCGCCTGGTACTTCGCGGAAGCGGGCGCATTCGTCTTCGGGAGCGGACTAGCGATCGTGCCGTTCCTGTACGGCGGTGTCGTGCAGGACTTCCACTGGCTCACCGAGCAGCAGTTTCTCGACGCAGTCGCGGTCGCCATGATCACCCCCGGCCCCGTGGTCATTACCGTCGCCTTCATCGGCTACCTGGTCGCCGGCCCCGCCGGGGCCACCGTGGCCGCCATCGGCGTGTTTCTCCCCTGCTACCTCTTCGTGGTCATCCCGGCGAAGTACTTCCGACAGTCGGTCAACAACCGCCACGTCAGAGCCTTCGTTGACGGGGTGACGGCAGCTGCGACCGGTGCGATCGCCGGTGCGGCATTCGTACTCGGCCGCCGCGCGATCTTCGATATCCCGACGGCGCTTATCGCGCTGGTAACGCTGGTGGTACTAGCACGAGTCAAAAAGATCCCGGAGCCGCTGGTGATCGCCAGCGCCGGGGTCGCCGGACTGATGCTCAATGGGGGGATCGCCCCCTAAGAGGAGGACGACGATGATTATCCGCAGCTTCAGGGCGGCCGTCGCCGCAACCGTTGCGCTCGCCGCATGTACATTGGTGTTGGTCCCACAGGTGGCTGGGCAGGACACGCCGCCTGCAGCCGTGGCCTGCGCGTACGTGACGAGCTTCGGCGGTGAGGATGTCTGCGCGATCGAGGTACCGAGCGGTAAGGCGCTGGGCTGCGTGCGGACAGGGGCGAAGCCGCACGGGGTGGCTGTGGCGGCCGACGGGCGTCGAGTCTACGTCTCAAACGAGGGGGCGAATTCGGTTGCGGTCGTTGACGCTTCAGCTCTGCGCGTGACCGCGGAGGTGGCCGTAGGCCGCGCACCAAATCAGCTGGCGTTGACCCCCAAGGGCGACCGCTTGTGGGTCACGAACAATTCGGACTCGACCATCTCCGTGATCGACACGGAGCGCCTCGCGGTCGAACGAACGCTCCCGGTTGGCCGAGGACCGCATGTGGTGGTGACCAACGGCGCTCGCAACATCGCCGTCGTCACCTCCGAAGGCGATGGCGCCCTTGACGTGTTCGATCTCACGACCTTGAAGCCGCTCTCCCACATACCGGTGTTCGCCTTTCCTCGCGTGCTGGCGGTGACACCCGCGGGCGACACGGCCTATCTGACCGTCCGCTGGATCAACGGGGCGCTCGTCGTCGACCTATCGGGCCGCGGCCCGCGTGAGCGCATCGCCCTCGGCGAGACGCGCTTCGCGCCGGAAGGAAAGGACGCCCACGGTCTGGCTTTGACCCCGGACGGCGAAACGGTGCTGCTCACCACGCAGATCACGAACGAGCTGACGTTCGTCGATGCGAAGACGCTCGCGGTCGAGGGGGCGTGCACGTCGGACGGAATCCCAACTGGGTGGAAGTGACGCTCGATGGCCGCTACGCGGTCGTCAGCACCACAGACGACGATTCGGTATCGATCGTCGACGTGCAGACGCGGCAGGTGACGGCTGTAGTCAAGGTCGGCCGCCAACCGAAGCGGCTCGCGGTAGGTCGGTGTGGCGAGCGGCCGTAAGCAGCTGGGCCGGCGTGGCCGCGGTGGCGGGAGCTGTGCTGGCGGCCGGACCGCGTGGAGTCCAGGCGTATCGGCCATTCGTGTCAACCGACGCATCGGTGGTCGCGCCGACACAGCTGGAAGTGGAGCTTGGCTACTTCACCCTCGAGCGCGTGGGCGGACAGATCTCGTACACAACACCCGACCTGGTGCTGAACTACGGGCTCGTGAATGCCGTCGAGATCGTGGGCGAGTTCGGGATCGAGCAGCCGCAGGAGACAGGTGACGTGGCGGACCCGGGCCTCTTCTTGAAGGCGGTGCTTCGACCGGGAGTGTTACAAGGAGCAGGTGGAATCAGCGTCGCGATGGAGGCGGGTCCGCTGCTGCCGTCGACGAAGGAGGGAGAACGAGGAGTCGGATTCGAGGGCCTTGGGATTGCGAGCGGACGCTGGTCCGACCTTACCTTCCATCTCAATGCCGGTGGCGGCGTGGATCGCTCAGCGAATGATCCGTTCGCTCTATGGGGCGCGATCGTAGAGCTGCCCGCGTTCGAGAGCGTGCGCGTCGTGGGCGAGGTGAACGGCGAGAGCACACGGGGGCAGTCACCGGTAGTCTCCGCTCTCCTCGGCGCCATCTGGAACGTGCGCTCGGCTGCGATCGACGGCGGCGTGCGGCGCGGCCTGACACCGGCTGCGCCCGACTGGGAGCTTACGCTCGGGCTGACGTTCAGCTTCAGCACCCCGGAATTCTTCGCAGGCATCAAGGAGCGAGAGCGATGATACGCAAGTGGCAAGCGACGCTGGCGGTGCTGCTCATGACCATCGCGCGGATCGCCGCGGCGGACGAGGTCGTGGTCTACACGTCGGTCGACGAGGTCTTCGCGCGCCCCATCGCGCGCGGCTTCGAGGCGGAGAGCGGCATCACGGTGCGCCTTGTGCCCGACACGGAGGAGACCAAGAGCACGGGCTTGGTGAATCGCCTGATCGCGGAGAGAGCGCGACCGCAAGCAGACGTGTTTTGGAGCGGCGATCCCGTGCGCGCCGCTGTACTTGCGCGGAAGGGTGTATCGGCGCCGTATCGCTCGCCGCAAGCCGACGGCTTGCCGGCGCAGTTCTCCGATCCGAACGGACACTGGATCGGATTCTCGGCCCGGGCACGAGTGCTCATCTACAACCGCACCCTGGTGCCCGAGGGGCAAACACCCACTTCGGTTATGGATCTGCTCGCACCGCGCTTTCGAGG
This genomic window from Deltaproteobacteria bacterium contains:
- a CDS encoding DUF1080 domain-containing protein; translation: MGAPFTISGLALLVASAAIAGSVTHVNFDSFATGQPPQGFSTALTGGGGLVSWVVQEDATAPSAGKVLTQTSRDTTNSRFPLCVYDAIATIDLSVSVRFKPISGTVDQAAGIVWRYQDAKNYYIVRANALENNVVLYKVENGSRSDLKPAGAWPLAYGKKAPVPAGQWSTLAVVARGARFEVHLNGEHLFDVEDTTFPSAGKVGLWTKADSVTSFDDFAIEPLDSAKP
- a CDS encoding chromate resistance protein, which codes for MAAAEERWLLLIHQLPPKPDYFRVKIWRRLQRLGAVAIKNSVYVLPRSDQSQEDFQWIVREVTEGGGEASVCAARFVDGLSDTQIEALFHAARAADYAQIAEEARTIAAELPAEHASSNDQATAFHAQVTRLRKRFAEVAALDFFDAPGREATAGLLQALEARVQSADTPTERVLIDPTELRGRTWVTRRGIHVDRMASGWLIKRFIDSAARFKYVATREYRPGAGELRFDMFEGDFTHEGDHCTFEVLLTRCGITDPALRPIAEIVHDIDLKDGKFGRAETTGIDRLIAGIAMAHKEDEDRLERARAVFDDLYEYYRRKRA
- a CDS encoding superoxide dismutase — protein: MADPTVPIGPAPAYRGRNEVKPLPFPADKLTGLSEKLITSHHQNNYAGAVKRLNQIQQQLGSLPPDAAPYQVGALKREELIATNSMILHELYFGNLGGNGKPSGAAVDMLKVEYGTFEAWDHEFRLGCLSLGGGSGWMILSYDPHNASVHSYWAADHTHSLAGGVPLLVMDMYEHAYQMDYGANAKGYVDAIFQNINWDEVNKRAERARRQVG
- a CDS encoding chromate transporter produces the protein MNQTIASRHDEQPAIVPCTLNQLLFYFLHLGTFGFGGPIALAGYMQRDLVEKRRWISKQDYVEGLALAQLAPGPLAAQLAIYLGWVRAGNLGATLVAGAFVLPSFVMVLALSWLYLRYGGLWWMQGLFYGIGAAVIAIIARSAFKLVRMTLSRDALLWGIFALSAVVTAWTESEVVWLFVLSGLAVLVLRAAPRPAAAAVFVPWFFTGLDGPAPSSTLATIAWYFAEAGAFVFGSGLAIVPFLYGGVVQDFHWLTEQQFLDAVAVAMITPGPVVITVAFIGYLVAGPAGATVAAIGVFLPCYLFVVIPAKYFRQSVNNRHVRAFVDGVTAAATGAIAGAAFVLGRRAIFDIPTALIALVTLVVLARVKKIPEPLVIASAGVAGLMLNGGIAP
- a CDS encoding YncE family protein, with protein sequence MIIRSFRAAVAATVALAACTLVLVPQVAGQDTPPAAVACAYVTSFGGEDVCAIEVPSGKALGCVRTGAKPHGVAVAADGRRVYVSNEGANSVAVVDASALRVTAEVAVGRAPNQLALTPKGDRLWVTNNSDSTISVIDTERLAVERTLPVGRGPHVVVTNGARNIAVVTSEGDGALDVFDLTTLKPLSHIPVFAFPRVLAVTPAGDTAYLTVRWINGALVVDLSGRGPRERIALGETRFAPEGKDAHGLALTPDGETVLLTTQITNELTFVDAKTLAVEGACTSDGIPTGWK